The Acinonyx jubatus isolate Ajub_Pintada_27869175 chromosome D1, VMU_Ajub_asm_v1.0, whole genome shotgun sequence genome includes a window with the following:
- the TIRAP gene encoding toll/interleukin-1 receptor domain-containing adapter protein isoform X2, which translates to MASSTSSAPRSRSRKPLGKMADWFRQALSKKPKKILESSDGPSSDVSQPSSQDHPPRLGLSSTSSPTHVVASSSGSSSGSSGRWSKDYDVCVCHSEEDLAAAQELVSYLEGSTASLRCFLQLRDATPGGAIVSELCQALSNSHCRVLLITPGFLQDPWCKYQMLQALSEAPGAEGRTIPLMSGLARAAYPAELRFMYFVDGRGPDGGFRQVKEAVMRCKLLGICRPSADTAITTGPRKLEQSRKSS; encoded by the exons ACTGGTTCAGGCAGGCCCTGTCGAAGAAGCCCAAGAAGATACTGGAATCCTCAGACGGCCCCTCCAGTGACGTCTCACAGCCGAGCTCCCAGGACCACCCCCCACGCCTGGGCCTCAGCTCAACCTCGTCTCCAACACACGTGGTCGCcagcagcagtggcagcagcagcggcagcagcggcCGCTGGAGCAAGGACTACGATGTCTGTGTGTGCCACAGCGAGGAGGACCTGGCAGCCGCCCAGGAGCTGGTCTCCTACCTAGAAGGCAGCACTGCCAGCCTGCGCTGCTTCCTGCAGCTGCGGGATGCAACCCCAGGCGGCGCCATCGTGTCCGagctgtgccaggcactgagcaaCAGTCACTGCCGCGTGCTGCTCATCACCCCAGGCTTCCTGCAGGACCCGTGGTGCAAGTACCAGATGCTGCAGGCCCTGAGTGAGGCTCCCGGGGCGGAGGGCCGCACCATCCCCCTGATGTCAGGCCTCGCCAGAGCCGCCTACCCCGCTGAGCTCCGGTTCATGTACTTCGTGGACGGCCGGGGCCCCGACGGTGGCTTTCGCCAAGTCAAGGAAGCTGTCATGCGTTGTAAGCTATTAGGG ATCTGCAGACCATCAGCTGACACTGCTATCACCACGGGACCCAGAAAGTTGGAGCAAAGCCGGAAATCGAGTTAG
- the TIRAP gene encoding toll/interleukin-1 receptor domain-containing adapter protein isoform X3: MASSTSSAPRSRSRKPLGKMADWFRQALSKKPKKILESSDGPSSDVSQPSSQDHPPRLGLSSTSSPTHVVASSSGSSSGSSGRWSKDYDVCVCHSEEDLAAAQELVSYLEGSTASLRCFLQLRDATPGGAIVSELCQALSNSHCRVLLITPGFLQDPWCKYQMLQALSEAPGAEGRTIPLMSGLARAAYPAELRFMYFVDGRGPDGGFRQVKEAVMRYLQTIS, translated from the exons ACTGGTTCAGGCAGGCCCTGTCGAAGAAGCCCAAGAAGATACTGGAATCCTCAGACGGCCCCTCCAGTGACGTCTCACAGCCGAGCTCCCAGGACCACCCCCCACGCCTGGGCCTCAGCTCAACCTCGTCTCCAACACACGTGGTCGCcagcagcagtggcagcagcagcggcagcagcggcCGCTGGAGCAAGGACTACGATGTCTGTGTGTGCCACAGCGAGGAGGACCTGGCAGCCGCCCAGGAGCTGGTCTCCTACCTAGAAGGCAGCACTGCCAGCCTGCGCTGCTTCCTGCAGCTGCGGGATGCAACCCCAGGCGGCGCCATCGTGTCCGagctgtgccaggcactgagcaaCAGTCACTGCCGCGTGCTGCTCATCACCCCAGGCTTCCTGCAGGACCCGTGGTGCAAGTACCAGATGCTGCAGGCCCTGAGTGAGGCTCCCGGGGCGGAGGGCCGCACCATCCCCCTGATGTCAGGCCTCGCCAGAGCCGCCTACCCCGCTGAGCTCCGGTTCATGTACTTCGTGGACGGCCGGGGCCCCGACGGTGGCTTTCGCCAAGTCAAGGAAGCTGTCATGCGTT ATCTGCAGACCATCAGCTGA
- the TIRAP gene encoding toll/interleukin-1 receptor domain-containing adapter protein isoform X1 — translation MASSTSSAPRSRSRKPLGKMADWFRQALSKKPKKILESSDGPSSDVSQPSSQDHPPRLGLSSTSSPTHVVASSSGSSSGSSGRWSKDYDVCVCHSEEDLAAAQELVSYLEGSTASLRCFLQLRDATPGGAIVSELCQALSNSHCRVLLITPGFLQDPWCKYQMLQALSEAPGAEGRTIPLMSGLARAAYPAELRFMYFVDGRGPDGGFRQVKEAVMRCKLLGVRENGKVASATASDRLRLLGDSHCSPVAQDAGCGKGWKLFQVLCTWVSPLVK, via the coding sequence ACTGGTTCAGGCAGGCCCTGTCGAAGAAGCCCAAGAAGATACTGGAATCCTCAGACGGCCCCTCCAGTGACGTCTCACAGCCGAGCTCCCAGGACCACCCCCCACGCCTGGGCCTCAGCTCAACCTCGTCTCCAACACACGTGGTCGCcagcagcagtggcagcagcagcggcagcagcggcCGCTGGAGCAAGGACTACGATGTCTGTGTGTGCCACAGCGAGGAGGACCTGGCAGCCGCCCAGGAGCTGGTCTCCTACCTAGAAGGCAGCACTGCCAGCCTGCGCTGCTTCCTGCAGCTGCGGGATGCAACCCCAGGCGGCGCCATCGTGTCCGagctgtgccaggcactgagcaaCAGTCACTGCCGCGTGCTGCTCATCACCCCAGGCTTCCTGCAGGACCCGTGGTGCAAGTACCAGATGCTGCAGGCCCTGAGTGAGGCTCCCGGGGCGGAGGGCCGCACCATCCCCCTGATGTCAGGCCTCGCCAGAGCCGCCTACCCCGCTGAGCTCCGGTTCATGTACTTCGTGGACGGCCGGGGCCCCGACGGTGGCTTTCGCCAAGTCAAGGAAGCTGTCATGCGTTGTAAGCTATTAGGGGTAAGGGAGAATGGGAAGGTGGCTTCAGCCACAGCATCTGATCGGCTTCGGCTTTTAGGAGACAGTCACTGTAGCCCAGTAGCTCAAGATGCAGGCTGTGGAAAAGGCTGGAAGTTATTCCAAGTCCTCTGTACTTGGGTTTCCCCACTGGTAAAGTGA